The Helicobacter sp. MIT 99-5507 genome includes a region encoding these proteins:
- a CDS encoding TerC family protein — MEVIASIMDFSWIYSPSAWAALITLTLLEIVLGIDNIIFIAILVTRLPKSMRDKARTLGLLFAMITRILLLMSIFWIMKLVEPLFSVFGVEISGKDLILIGGGLFLIWKSTKEIHSQMQPEEEDLHTAYSAKLGFFGVLIQIAILDIVFSLDSVITAVGMAEHLFIMIIAVIIAVLIMIFASKYIAKFVDENPTIKILALAFLILVGVTLIAEGLDFHISKGYIYFAMAFSLGVESINIYISKKKKSR, encoded by the coding sequence ATGGAAGTTATAGCTTCTATAATGGATTTTAGTTGGATATATTCACCTAGTGCTTGGGCAGCATTGATAACCTTGACTTTGCTAGAGATTGTCCTTGGTATTGATAATATTATTTTTATAGCGATTTTAGTTACAAGACTTCCAAAGTCTATGCGAGATAAAGCTAGGACTCTTGGACTTTTATTTGCTATGATAACTAGAATCTTGCTTCTTATGTCTATATTTTGGATTATGAAGCTTGTAGAGCCATTGTTTAGCGTATTTGGTGTAGAAATATCAGGAAAAGATTTAATACTTATTGGTGGTGGATTGTTTCTTATTTGGAAAAGCACAAAAGAAATCCACTCACAAATGCAACCTGAAGAAGAAGATTTGCATACAGCATATTCTGCAAAACTAGGTTTTTTTGGAGTTTTAATCCAAATTGCAATTTTGGATATAGTATTTTCATTAGATTCTGTGATAACTGCTGTTGGCATGGCTGAACATTTATTTATTATGATTATTGCAGTGATTATTGCAGTATTGATTATGATATTTGCTTCAAAATATATAGCAAAATTTGTAGATGAAAATCCTACGATAAAAATTTTGGCTTTGGCATTTTTAATTCTCGTTGGTGTTACGCTTATTGCTGAAGGTTTGGATTTTCATATCTCTAAAGGCTATATTTATTTTGCTATGGCATTTTCACTTGGTGTTGAATCCATT